A region from the Neomonachus schauinslandi chromosome 2, ASM220157v2, whole genome shotgun sequence genome encodes:
- the PPP1R3B gene encoding protein phosphatase 1 regulatory subunit 3B, whose translation MMAVDIACRYSCMAPSLRQERFAFKTSPKPSEPLRPCIQLSSKNAASGMVAPTVQEKKVKKRVSFADNQGLALTMVKVFSEFDDPLDIPLNITELLDNIVSLTTAESESFVLDFMQPSADYLDFRNRLQTDHVCLENCVLKDKAVAGTVKVRNLAFEKMVKIRMTFDTWKSFTDFPCRYVKDTYAGSDRDTFSFDISLPEKIQSYERMEFAVCFECSGQTYWDSNKGKNYRIIRAELQSTQGTAEPPNGPDFGISFDQFGSPRCSYGLFPEWPSYLGYEKLGPYY comes from the coding sequence ATGATGGCAGTGGACATAGCGTGCAGATACAGCTGCATGGCCCCTTCCCTGCGCCAAGAGAGGTTCGCCTTCAAGACCTCACCGAAGCCAAGTGAACCACTGAGGCCGTGCATCCAGCTGAGCAGCAAGAATGCAGCCAGCGGGATGGTGGCCCCCACCGTCCAGGAGAAGAAGGTGAAAAAGCGGGTGTCCTTCGCAGACAACCAAGGGCTGGCCCTGACAATGGTCAAAGTGTTCTCAGAATTCGATGACCCGTTAGATATTCCGCTGAACATCACCGAGCTCCTAGACAACATTGTGAGCTTGACGACAGCAGAGAGCGAGAGCTTTGTTTTGGATTTCATGCAGCCTTCCGCTGATTACTTAGACTTTAGAAACCGGCTTCAGACCGACCACGTATGCCTTGAAAACTGTGTCCTGAAGGACAAAGCCGTCGCAGGCACGGTGAAGGTGCGGAACCTGGCATTTGAGAAGATGGTGAAAATAAGAATGACATTCGACACCTGGAAAAGCTTCACAGACTTTCCCTGTCGCTATGTGAAGGACACTTACGCCGGCTCGGACAGGGACACGTTCTCCTTTGACATTAGCTTGCCTGAGAAAATTCAGTCGTATGAGAGGATGGAGTTTGCTGTGTGCTTTGAGTGCAGTGGGCAGACATACTGGGAcagcaacaaaggcaaaaactATAGGATCATCCGAGCTGAACTACAATCCACTCAGGGCACCGCCGAGCCACCAAACGGGCCCGATTTCGGAATATCCTTTGACCAGTTTGGGAGCCCTCGGTGTTCCTATGGTCTGTTTCCGGAGTGGCCGAGTTATTTAGGATACGAAAAGCTGGGGCCCTACTATTAG